DNA from Solidesulfovibrio fructosivorans JJ]:
CTGGGGCTGCCGCTCTACCTGTCCACGGTCCAAGCGGGGTTTCCGTCGCCGGCCGAGGACTACATCGACAAAAAGCTCGATCTCAACGAGCAACTGGTGCGCCATCCGGCGGCCACCTTTTTCGTGCGCGTGGACGGCGACTCCATGCGCGACGCCGGGGTGGCGTCCGGCGACATCCTGGTGGTGGACCGGGCCGTGGAACCCCGCGACGGGCATATCGTCATCGCCGCCCTCGACGGCGAGCTGACGGTCAAGCGGCTGCGGCGCAAAAACGGCCAGGTACTGCTTGTGCCCGAAAACCCCGACTATGCGCCGGTGGCCGTCGGTCCCGAGGCGTCCTTCGAGGTCTGGGGCGTGGTCACCTACATCATCCACAAGGCGTAACGCCCGCCATGT
Protein-coding regions in this window:
- a CDS encoding LexA family protein; translation: MKLAIFGFERRAELGLPLYLSTVQAGFPSPAEDYIDKKLDLNEQLVRHPAATFFVRVDGDSMRDAGVASGDILVVDRAVEPRDGHIVIAALDGELTVKRLRRKNGQVLLVPENPDYAPVAVGPEASFEVWGVVTYIIHKA